Proteins encoded together in one Planctopirus ephydatiae window:
- a CDS encoding rhomboid family intramembrane serine protease: MREIGVLDNVQQADLLADFLLSKGIKCHIDNDNSRYVLWALDDDLVATARAHLAAFRQNPGSSIYVEGARSARQIRSQELARRKEYRKNVKDIRSTWVLTASGGPTVVSGLLLAACIIAGIFTGLGANDNSVVPWLLFSTDMNWTELKEGELWRLVTPIFLHFGLMHIVFNAMWLMDLGPMIERRKGALWLVGFVLITAVASNFAQAYFVSPAFGGFSGVNYGLIGYAWIMGRRAPGSGIGLSNVAAGLAIAWGLLGIAGELVHHESWMANWAHGVGFAVGCFWAWAETEKSR, encoded by the coding sequence GTGAGAGAGATTGGTGTTCTCGATAACGTTCAGCAAGCCGATCTGCTGGCAGATTTTCTGCTGTCAAAAGGCATCAAATGCCATATCGATAACGACAATTCGCGGTATGTCCTGTGGGCTCTGGATGACGATCTGGTGGCGACAGCTCGGGCTCATCTGGCTGCATTCAGGCAGAATCCCGGCAGCTCGATCTATGTCGAAGGCGCCAGATCCGCCCGGCAGATCAGAAGTCAGGAACTTGCCAGACGAAAAGAGTACCGCAAGAACGTTAAAGACATTCGTTCCACGTGGGTACTGACGGCATCTGGCGGGCCAACGGTGGTTTCAGGCTTGCTGCTTGCTGCCTGCATTATTGCCGGAATCTTTACGGGCTTGGGTGCAAATGACAACTCGGTTGTTCCGTGGCTGCTTTTCTCAACCGACATGAACTGGACAGAACTCAAAGAGGGGGAACTCTGGAGGTTGGTGACACCGATTTTTTTGCACTTCGGATTGATGCATATCGTTTTTAACGCAATGTGGCTGATGGATTTAGGCCCCATGATTGAGCGACGTAAAGGCGCTCTCTGGCTGGTTGGTTTTGTGCTGATCACCGCTGTGGCTTCGAACTTTGCTCAAGCATATTTTGTCAGTCCCGCATTTGGCGGGTTCAGTGGCGTTAATTACGGATTGATTGGCTACGCCTGGATCATGGGACGACGTGCACCTGGCTCGGGTATTGGATTATCGAACGTGGCTGCGGGCCTGGCCATAGCCTGGGGCTTATTGGGAATTGCCGGTGAACTGGTTCATCATGAATCATGGATGGCCAACTGGGCTCACGGCGTGGGCTTTGCCGTCGGTTGTTTCTGGGCATGGGCTGAAACTGAAAAGAGCAGGTGA